A DNA window from Xyrauchen texanus isolate HMW12.3.18 chromosome 6, RBS_HiC_50CHRs, whole genome shotgun sequence contains the following coding sequences:
- the LOC127645746 gene encoding uncharacterized protein LOC127645746 — MENLKTRRICSRHFKQEDYEPNVLRMKRTTLKDTAIPSIFTFPDDEQPGPSGTKRIRLETTISSDALVSSKNEEPLLLTSTPLKIPASVQEQFSPCPSTPGGLNTTISSIEAEIENDETYQHESTFTVTSTSSSDDDEGVKDGHENKIIVNESSLMSLFKFCQTCGKPISSKTIVDVGAQRKMDWTCLGGHVGSWKSSRDVRGMPEVNLLAAAAVLFRGGTYTELSDWCKTMGVQMIGHSTFYNIQKVYLHPAIEEVYIEKRTELLARVFLEQEDGKRLHLTGDGRCDTPGFSAKYCHYTFMLDDTKEILHTELVQVTEATSSVTMEPLAFKRGMTELMDQGLDVEVMATDRSTSIQKIMREQFPNVQHQFDIWHTAKGFRKKMQNKGKKKSNEILHAWTRSVVNHMWFACATSKGDIEALKCRWKSITHHVCNEHEWTDDNKEQHRPVIVGA, encoded by the exons ATGGAAAACCTGAAAACCCGTAGGATTTGCAGTCGTCATTTCAAGCAGGAAGACTATGAACCGAATGTCCTTCGAATGAAGAGAACCACTCTGAAGGACACTGCAATACCATCAATATTCACCTTCCCCGATGACGAACAGCCTGGGCCATCTGGTACTAAACGCATTCGTCTAGAG ACTACAATCTCGTCTGATGCGTTAGTGTCGTCGAAAAATGAAGAACCATTGCTACTGACCTCAACACCGCTCAAAATTCCTGCTTCTGTCCAAGAACAATTT tcaCCATGCCCAAGTACACCTGGGGGCCTCAATACAACCATCAGCTCCATTGAAGCTGAAATTGAAAATGATGAAACCTATCAGCACGAGTCAACATTCACCGTCACATCAACATCATCatctgatgatgatgaaggtGTAAAAGACGGGCATGAAAATAAGATAATTGTCAACGAGTCCAGCCTCATGTCACTCTTCAAATTTTGCCAGACATGTGGGAAACCAATTTCTTCAAAGACTATTGTTGACGTTGGTGCACAGAGGAAGATGGATTGGACATGTCTTGGGGGCCATGTTGGGTCCTGGAAATCTTCACGTGACGTTAGGGGAATGCCAGAGGTGAACCTCCTTGCAGCAGCAGCTGTTTTGTTCAGAGGGGGCACATACACAGAACTCTCGGACTGGTGCAAGACCATGGGTGTCCAAATGATAGGACATAGTACATTTTACAATATCCAGAAGGTATACTTGCACCCTGCTATCGAGGAAGTGTATATTGAAAAAAGAACAGAACTCTTAGCAAGAGTGTTTTTAGAACAGGAGGATGGAAAGAGGCTACACCTGACGGGTGATGGCCGATGTGACACGCCAGGTTTCAGTGCAAAATACTGTCACTACACATTTATGTTGGATGACACAAAGGAGATACTCCACACAGAACTGGTGcag GTTACTGAGGCCACCAGCTCTGTTACCATGGAACCATTAGCTTTCAAAAGGGGCATGACTGAGTTGATGGACCAGGGCCTTGACGTGGAGGTGATGGCCACAGATCGCTCCACATCGATTCAAAAAATAATGAGGGAACAATTTCCTAATGTCCAACATCAGTTTGACATCTGGCACACAGCAAAAG GTTTCCGGAAGAAGATGCAGAATAAGGGGAAGAAAAAGTCAAACGAAATCCTCCATGCATGGACCAG GTCAGTCGTAAACCATATGTGGTTTGCCTGTGCAACAAGTAAAGGTGACATCGAG GCATTGAAATGCAGGTGGAAGTCCATTACACACCATGTGTGTAATGAGCATGAGTGGACAGATGACAACAAAGAACAGCATCG ACCTGTCATCGTTGGTGCTTGA